The sequence below is a genomic window from Calypte anna isolate BGI_N300 chromosome 4A, bCalAnn1_v1.p, whole genome shotgun sequence.
ATCTTATGGGAGGTGAAGCCACACGGATGTGCACCTGAATAAAAATATAGTTTCAAACCAGACTGCTACAAGGTGAAGATCAGCAGATCATAACACAATAGCAAAGACCCAGTTCTGCAAAATGATCATGAAGAACATAACATAGCGCTGCACAGAAGTCATGGAAGGGTTAAAAGTaagataaaagctttttttcagatgcCAACAGAGCAGGAGAGTGAAAGTTTTAGAACTTATTTTTCCAGTATTATTTCCTAATGTTATTGAAAGGTTCTAtactaattttccttttcttcaatAGCGTTCAATCCTTGAAGCACATGTTTCAGTTTACAAAGTCAAACTTTATAAGGTCCTTTTTGTGCCAGTAACTGACTTGTAGGCtccatttcaattaaaaaatcttaattaaaaaaattatgctcTGGTGATTTAAGGCATGTGCTATTTACTGCATTTTGTGGTTGTACCTAATGCAGCATACCAAGTCACACTTGCATCAGAAATACCACATAGATACTTGATTTTCTGACCATAATTGATTTGTTTTCCATTCTCTCCTTGTTTGTGGCTAGTGCTTCATAAGTGTTCCTTGCCCCTACTCACCCGAAAATCATACAGAAGAAACTTCTGTCTTCCCAATAAACATGCATTAGCCATTGCTTTTTTGCATACTTGTTCTTTTAATTGGGGAAACAATTTATAGTACAAATGAAGACAAAACCCTGTGCTTTTCCCTCCTATCCATCTTCTATTTACATCTGCACCACACAGACATTAACTTACCTCTCTGGCTCCTGATTCTCTCAGTAGTTTTATTATGGGTGAAATTGTATTGCCCCTCACAATTGAATCATCAATGATAACAACCCTCTTGCCTTTAAAATTATCAGACAGAACACCAAACTTCTTTGCAACCCCAAGTTGCCGTAGCCTCATGTTTGGCTGGATAAACGTTCTTCCTACGTATCGATTTTTACAGAGTACTTCAACATATGGCAGTCCACACTGTAAACAGGAGACAGTTAAACACAATTAATATCTATAGAACTCGTTATTCCCagttactgggttttttttaagcaatgttAGGACTTAGAATGAGTTTACAGTAGCAAAAATAACTTGGAAATACCTTTATATGGTGGAATAACAATAGAAAAAAGAAGTGCAGGTCACTCAACAGAGGAGTACCGGGCGTAACCAAGATGCAAAACTATCAATACAAGACTCTAACCACCCATACCATTATACTCCATTACAAAAAGAGATCCATGTAAATATGGttggaggggggggaaatgaCAATTTAACATATACCTGCTGAGCATAACCAAGAGCTGCTGGGGTTGCAGACTCTGGAACGGTGCTGACCAGGTCTGCTTCCACAGGTGCTTCAATAGCAAGCTGCTGCCCGCATCGTTTCCTGACTGAATACACCATCTGACCTGAGAACAGCAAGAAGTTTTTCCTGGTTTGCATAAttcatttttcctctcagtttgCTGTACAAATTTTTTGTGGCAAGTTGCAGGCATAGAAGTCAGTAAGAAATGCTCCAGAACTAACAAGCATTTGCTCATATAAGGTCATTTTACCTCCTTTCATAATGTCATATTCCCACATTCTCATATCACTACacagagaattaaaataaattttgccCTAATTGGGTAACTAAAGGTTCTTGAATGTTACAAAATCTAtttacaagaagaaagaagtaGAAATTACACCTGCCTGTTTATAACACATATGTTCTATTTTTAGGCTGTTTTCTCTAGTAGACAAAGCTTGTGCAATCCTGCTGTCTGCCCACTTATTAACTTTGAATCAGTTGGCATAATTCACACAAATTTAGTAAGAATGTAAGAGGCTTCAGAATCTTTCAAGGTCCCCAAAATTCACAACATGGGAGGGAACTGGAGGTATTGTGATGAGATGAGGCACAGCAAAGTACTGTAAGTACAGTACGTTGATGAGCACAGCAGCAGTACTGTAAGGAGAATGTAAGAAGTGAAGATACTGAAGGTCAAGACAATCATAAAAAAAAGGTATGTGGAGTGAAACTGGCTTTATAAGGGTAGGGAACTGTATTTGAGCAATAGGTGTCATGGCCATAGAAAGCAAAGAAGAGCTTGTTAGGTATGAGATTCCTGGGTAATACCTTGTCACTGAGATAATTTTTGAGGGCTTCCACCGAAATAACAAAAGTATTAGACTAACAGCCCCAAGTACTTAGGTAATGCATAGACTTACAAGTTATATCAAAAACAGCTTATTGATATAACCCTTTCTTGCAAAGACAATACCAAGAGGAAGTTGTTTTGCAGATCCTACTCATCAGTCTGACTCTGCAAGAATTAATTAAGTTCCTTTCTTAATCATGTTTATGACTGTTTTCAACCTTTCCATAGGACTAAACAGACAGGCCTGGCAGAGGCCATATGCACAGCCAGGAAGAGGAAGGTGATGTTACATGCTCCTCCTGATGAGTTTTATCTCCTCCATAACTGTGCCAAGCCATTCTGTTCCAGCCCTGCTCTACAAACTCAAATTCAATGGGTACCCTACTATGATCCCAGATCCTTTCCATAGTCATTGCTCTCCACAACAACATCCTCCACTATTTAGGGAGGAACTTTGTATGTTATATCTTCTTACCTTCAAAAATACTGTCTGGTCTTGCAAAATAAACATATTCAAAGATGCAGAATGCTGATGGATCTCCTTCAGGTCTTGGGATAATATCCAGTGTCTGAACATCATATCTGGATATTTTCACAATCTCTCCAGGAAGGACCTCACGATAGTACCTTAACAGAGAAAGACATAACATTTAGAAATGTCCTGAAATTATAGTTTCAAAATAGAAACAAGATTCAATGgacagaaaaactgcttttggACACCCTAATGCAACAGTTTACTTGTATCTTAGGATTTGACCTAGGGTATTTTAAGACCAAGACACTAAGACAAGTGACCCTTACTAACCCAGTTTGAATTAGTCACtgaaagaattaaattattacTTAGTACTAGAATTCATCCTATATATGAGATGTACAGTACCCAGCCTAGTACAGGCTTAATTCagattaaatgtattttcataatttaGTCCTAGATCAATACTCAAGAACTTTATAATGAAATCTAATAAACATTATAATGTAAAACACCAGTCAACAATAAAGACAGTAGATTAAAAAATCCTGGATCACAAGACAATATCAAGAGAAATATCTGTCTGGTGGTGACAGGCAGCTACCTCTGAATAGAGTAAAACAGACTGGAAACACACATACTTTCATATCTGAAGAAATATGGAATAGTATTAGCTTTATTATGTTATAATGTTTAACCTTATTAAACATATTTCTAGATACTTCAGTGAGTGCCTCCTTCTGGCACTTTCAATCTGAGTCTATCACACAACACTGAAATATTCTGGATATATACACCAGAAGTGAGTTTGTGCGTATTTGCTTGTTGTTTACTAACATtagcaggcagcagcactgcttacAGCAGAACttcagacagattttttttttttttttaaacaaaaactcCACAGGTTTCAGCTGATGGTCCTACATGGTGAGCTTCTCTTAATGGAGATTTTAAAGATGTTTCAGAAAACTTAGACTCAGTCTAGTCCCcaaatgcacatttttataATAACTAAATAGGAAATTAAATACAGTTCCTTATAATCTCTCTTAATTTAATTATGTTCTAGTTCACAATTGCCTTCCATTCCAAACTTCCAAAGAGACCTCTTTCCAGAGTATCTCAGCCAGACATGTAATGCAAATGTCATCATGTGCTTTGACTGATGTGGGTTTGTACACATGGAAATAGTTTCAGGTGCCCATCATCTTTTTCAGGCAAAGAGACTGGCTGGTCAGACAGCATCTGCTACAGCTTAGTCCAGCCTGTGAGCTACCAATGTAATGTTTCTGTATCTGAAGAACTATTTTGTAATAAACAATTCTGCTGTAAACTAGGctaaaatttaataattatatAACCATATTTACTGGAACAAGTAAGAGGCATTTACTTCACACAGTAAAGTAGTGCTTACAGTTACTTTCTGAACACATAATTCTTTCACGTTAATCTGTTCAAGAAAATAAACTGGCAAAAAACAGGACTGGCAAACTCTCTCCTCCAAACAGCCCAACAAACTAATCTGATGTCTTTCACGTTGTTATAGATTACAGTATTTGGGAATTTGAAGTTTAATGTTTAATTGCTGCCGGAGTAGAGCTTCCAGATAAATTGAGAATCAGGGCACTTACTCTGCACCAATAGACAAAAAGCTACAGGATTCAGAAGAGACTACCCATCCTTCTGTTTCACTGTTatcttttcctgaaagaaaagatttcagtTAAGAGTCCACAGTTCTAGTTACAATTACAATTGCATTTCTAGAACAGTATCGGGATCGCTCTGCTTTAGGTTGCCTAGAGCACCATTAAAGACTGTCATAATTTTTAAACGAAAGGTATGCCATTCCAAAGTTTCtgtaatattattaaaaaaaactcaaaacaaccAATATTAATATTGCAAACCTGTTCTAGGCAGAAGTGGAAGTAACAGAATCATGCTCACATGATTCTGTTATGTGAGAGATAATTATGTTATGTGAAGAGAGACAATTCAGAAAACTGTCTTTGTTGTCTCTGCACTTTTTTGAACTATGCCAATTCTAGTATTGTGACATTAGATATACATTATTACTTTTGTTCACACAAGAAATTCCTTACTTTTCATATACTAAATGTGTTGATAGAACTCTCTGATTACGATGGATGTAATGGATGGACCAGAtaacctccagaggtccctcccaacctcaactcttctgtgattctgtacaTCCTTGTTTCCTGTTTAGGTGATGTTTATTAAATTTTCACAAATATTCTACTACATTTGGGTTGCCTGATTCTCACACTGTTATCAGGCAACTAGGATTCCCTTTTGTTTGGAACAGGAGAGATATTTGCAGACTtcctagaaattattttttccttatccccttctttaatttgaattttcagaACTGACTTTTGCCTCAAAGTGTAGCTTTAACTACTTATATCAGTAATTTCAGACACAAacaatatatacacacatataaaaattaatatatatgtgTGGTTTACCTTTGCCATTCATGTCCCCTACGGGCACAAGGCGACCAATGCAGAGTGGGCGATTCCCATACGGATCACGTACTGCATAGATTATGTCTTTATGCATAATTAGCAATGAATATGAAGTTGGAGTTTCattcattaaattttttattctgaaatgagACAAAGGTGAACATTATCATGTGCCACACAAAAGCCATATGCATTTACAGCTGAATTTTAGCTGAGATTAGATTGCTGTTCTTGATTCTGAAACCTCCTTACCTTGCTACCCAGTCAGCTGTATCATCATTTTCTAGAGGAGGTGTGAAAGCCAGCAGCTGGGTGATCAGTTCACTGTCAGAACTGGTTGACAGTCCTACACCATGCCGCATAagcttttaaaacacaaaacaaaagtgttaccaactttaaaaaaaaaatctcacctaATACCACTTGGACTTTAACATCACCTTTGTGCAAtgaacaaacattttttaaaaacacatcagTACTTCAGGTGATCAGATCATCATAATgccaatttttttccagaaaaatatgtaaaaagaGCTGGTATAATCATCCTGGCACTACATTTCTCCCTTTGCATCTCATTCCTTTGCttcacatgcaaaaaaaaattattaccaCCAACAGACAGGGCATAAATTAAGTGTTTGCACTATTTAGTTAgcttttgctttggtttgctcTGGGATGAGACATAAAACAtacaaggaaaaatatgaaatgacTTAAAGCAGATACAGAAAGAGATATCAATGCAGAAGGGTGGTTTGggcacaaaacaaaacaaaaacaaaacaaaaaaaattgtgaagagAAGTATTGTGGGGTTAAAAAACTGAAATCCCACATCTTAAATTTTGCTACACCTGGTCAGTCAAATTGTTCTACTTGTAATGGAGAAGAGAATTTGCAGTGTATCTAGCCAGTGATTACAAACCATTCAATGCTGTATAGATTACAGttccttatttttatgtttagaaATCATGTTACAACTCATGTAACTCTTGATTCTCCACTCTTCATTTACTTCTCCTCAGCACTGGTTTTTCCTCCCATCCATTCATACATTTGTGCCAACATTCCTTTGGGCATGCCATATATTTGCCTGTCTTCAATGCAAGAGTGTGTCCTCTTGCTTTTACATGGAACACATCACAGAAGAGATTTCACAATGAAACATCTGCTAAATTTAATTTAGTTCTTTAACATACACCCTTCTGGCCAAACACACTATAAAATCTGGCATTTGTTGGTTTATGCTGAATTTTATAAGCCAGGACAGACAATATTCCAAACCAGACATTTCACACTACAATTACCTCACCTTATTATGCCTCTCCTAACTCTAAGGATGTGATTTGCTCCTTTTATCATCCATCACAAAGGAGCAGAGTTTCAAGCCAAGCTACCTTTTGTTATGGCTGAGTTAATTTTCTCACTTGTTCAATAAGAATGTGACTGTCAGCCCAGATGTCAGGGACCGGATGAAGGAACTCCCTCTtaggctgctctgcaggaagcaggaaCAAAGTCACCTTTGCTAACATCCCTACCTGCCTCACCCCCATCCAAATCCTCATTAGCATTTCCAAAGGTATTGCTGGAGAGGAATATGCTCTGCATATGGCCTAGAGTCTGATAGAGATAGACTGGAGAGTGAAGTGGGTGGAGGTCTGCTCCAGTTGTTCAGTCTGATTTGTCTCAACCACACAAAATTCAAACCAGGCCTGAAATATGAGGGGCTGCATTGGTGGGCTTGGGGAGTCTCATCAACATCAATATCAACATCAACATAAACGTCAACATCAACGTCAATGTCAACATCAACCCTCCCTCACTGGCTGCCTCAACACTTAGATCCAGGACTggtgattttctctctctttttctcttgctccCTTTCCTGTTCTGTCTCCAAATTGAATGGGACACCTCTGATTTCCTGCTGACTGGCTCATGCTAATGACAGTTCTCCTGgggaggaaagctggaaaaatgagTTCCCCCTCTCTTTGGGTCAACAAAGGAGCAGTGAATCATCTGCCTGGAGTAGGGGGAATTTGGGGGCATATAAGCAACACTGAGGTTCCCATTTTGTGGGGGTCCTTCACCAACCACCATTCTGCATCAGGCCCTGTCCAGAATCAGAACACCATCTTGAATAAGAAACCTTCACTGGACACCTCTGGACCCAGGGTGGTGACTTTCTCAAAATCCCACATTCTTTTCTTGCCTGCTTGCTTGCtcactcttttctctcccatctctgcctctctctcttttccttgtatcttttcctttcctctctcccttgcCTAGCAACATATTTGCCATACCTTCATGGGGCTATATcactttgcttttgttatttgtcaaataaaaatttatgcTTGCACCCAGCCCTTGCTGTTTGGACTTTGTTCTCACAGATGCAATAATTATAAGTTACTTTGAACCATAACGCTAGAGGATTGGTGAATTATCCCCTGTGACAGTTACAAATGTCtccccagattttttttccctgatagGATCCATTTTGATGCCAGTGCTCTTTCACTGACAGACTACCCAAATTAGTCTGATATTAAGGAAAAGTCATAACAAACTTATTGCTTATTGCTGCCTCGTACTCAGAAAGAAATGATGCCAGAAGCTCTTAAAGGAGGTACTCACCTTCCTCCTGAGTCGTACAGCATTTGTTAGCTCCCCGTTGTGTGCCACAGCAATCTTCCCATGCAGAGTCTCTACAACAAAAGGCTGGCAGTTCTGCAGCTCCGAAATTCCGGAGGTGGAGTACCTTGTGTGCCCAATACCCAGGTTTGAAACATACAACTTCTTCAGGCTGTCTGCACTGAAGACATGATTTATGAGTCCCATTCCCTTTGGAAGAAAGcgaaaaaaaagcaaaaaaagaaagaaagaaaaacaaaaaaaaggtaaagggttgtttcattttgctttcctggAAACTTCCTAATTTCTCCTTGTTTTGGTACATCATTAAAGCAAGCAAATTTAAGAGAACGGCAAATAAACTGAAAGCCATAGGCATGAAGCTGAGTAGGTGTCATGGTGATcccatttgtcttttttttaaataaagccaTAGGCATTTTTTGTGCTGAGGCATTTTTTGTGCTGAGCATTTTCATTGAACACTCTATTCCCTTACTAAAAATGTATCTTCTGAAAAACACTACTAAACTGCTGTGTTGTttaaaaacaccagaaaaaaatgacTGCCAGAAGAccaacaaagaagcaaaaagttATGGGAAGGGAATTTTATCTACAGAAAAACTTTTACAAGTTAGCATTACATTGGATTTCCTTTTATACAAAGTCCATGATAATGTTTATTAGATTCCACTGTCATTCCCACGGATGTCAGAGGCAAAGCATTTTTTCGCATTGCTTTACTGTTTACTTAAACATTTCAAATAGCCAGGTTGCCTTCTATCCAAAGCAGAAATGCATCAAAATACTTTAGTCAGACAACAAGCACTGTGTTGAGACAATCTGGCAGGAAGAATAGTCTGAAAAAAACTGCAGAGATGGGAATTAAGACTGGATTCCAGGCCCTCCTACAAATCACTGCTTCTGCCACTGCCTGTGGAAAATATTTACATCCTTGGTTCCACTTACATTCATGTCAATGTGATATACACGATATGCCCCATGGTAACACTCCTCTAAGACCTTCAGAGGGAGAGGACTGAAGCTGTGAATGGTCCATAATCTGCACTGTAGGTAGGAGAGAGTGGGATGGGACAGGAATGAAAGAAATTGGCCAAACTGCTATTGTGCCAGACTAGCAAGAGGCTGTGATTGCACATGTGATCGTAGGATACTTAGATTAAAAAGTTACTGCATCAAACTGTCCAACTCGTCTTAAGTTTGCTTTAGTCATTCTGCAAACTTTATGCCAGTTCAATTATAATCTGTTTTCTCTCAGATGACATAAAGGTGGTTTAGAGTCTCCATCATGTGCCTCATGTGAACAGAAATGAAGCCATGCACTCTTATTTTACTTAGGCCAACTTTATCCTAACAGGAGATCTAGCAGTTGACAGGCCCAGTATTAATGGATATAGCTCGTTAAACATTGCAATAGTTTCAACAAGCAATGTTGTTTTCAAACAGATTTGGTTACACAAGTACATAATCTTTTAATTGCAGTTTGAAATATTCCTCTGATTTAGATTGTGCTGGCGTGGGATGGTGAATTCAAATTACACCAGTATAAAAAGTTCCCAATGAAGACaatctcatttatttattatataagGTTTGGTACATGCCAAAACTTGATAATGGTCTGATGAACTACTTTGATATATTCTTTTGCATATCCAAGTGTGAAACAATCAAAGTCTTTCTCTTATTGGCATGGCTATGTCTCATCAAGAGATTTAAGGTTTTCCACATTCTGAGCTAATAGAGCTACTGCTGTAATGCTTTGTTATACAAAGCTACCTGAAAGGTGCTGACAGACAAATCTGGGGGAGTCTTTCTGGGAGTTTACAACAAAAGATTAATACCCTTTATCGAAGGCTATTAGACTGGGGTCAAAGGCTGgcaaaaatcagaaaggaaCACATACCCACGCCTTAGGTGTTCCAGCTCACACTACAATACGTATTTCCTTCAACTGTTGACAAAAGTAAATGGATGGACTAAGAAGCAGAAACCTTTCCTATCATGTTGTCTTGCAATGAAGAAGAGTCAACAGGGGTTTAAAGGACAAATGAATCTCAGTAGCATCTTAGCTGCTCAGTAGTACCTTAGCTACTGACATTTTTATGGACTAGTTTACAAGTCAGAGtcctaaatatattttcaccAGTGCAACAAACCCAAATGTTTGATACAGTAGCATCACTTCCAGAACTGAAGTCATATAGATTTTACTCCACAAGCACTTTATGACACTGTAGTTATTGCAGATTTTAAAAGTGCTGCAGTTGAGAGACAAATTTCAAGAATAAAAGAGACCATCACATGCTCTGCAACTTCTAAAATATCAAAGCTGATATGATGAGATAGTTCTTAGTATGACAGCTGAGTATTGCAGCTCAGTGACATGGAAACGCTACAAATTCTTATATCACCTTCTGGAAGTTTATTCAGAGAAGCACTTTTTACTACGGGATATATACAGCAGCCCATTTTAAAAGGAAGCTGGAATTCCTGTAAACCAGAAGGAAAGCTGAAACCCAAGCAGGAGAAGGAATGAACAACAGATAACAGGGTGCTGAGGttgagaaaagctttatttaaaagcttgtgtgtgtgagagagagacaCAGAGGGGGAAATGCCTGAAAAGGTGACAAACACGGTGCTTGATGAGACAAGACTTTGCATTAGGCACTGAGCAGCCAGGAGTAGATGTAGATACAcaggctgctgcagcaaagcagtTCTTACTTAGTCTTGGAGTCATTCTAAAAGCTTAATTCATCTTCCCCAGAGACCTCTGAACATAAAGCCGAACTGTTTTCAGTCAGAGAACACACATGAAGAATTGCCCCATGATTATTTGTTTATGtagttttatttcctgcttttccttatttccttctttcctgatCTTTATTGCTTTGCTCTTCCAGGATAGAATagcaagatgattttttttttttcctgatcacCATTCAATACAGAATGAGCAAAAATATCCCCAGAGCATGCAGGTATTCTCCTGGCACAATACTTTTGAGGCTATGGTcattttatgtcttttaaaatcTCCTGCAGTTCTCTCAGCTGGAGAAAGACTGCATGACCTTTATAGGCCACCATTcaatcttattttatttatttttacctatGGGTAAAATATCTGCCACTTCCTTGAGTCTCGCTAACGTAAGAATTAGTCACGGGTTTGCTTGCGCATTGCTTCtaacttgt
It includes:
- the PPAT gene encoding amidophosphoribosyltransferase — its product is MELEELGIREECGVFGCIASGLWPTELDVPHVITLGLVGLQHRGQESAGIVTSDGESSQAFKVHKGMGLINHVFSADSLKKLYVSNLGIGHTRYSTSGISELQNCQPFVVETLHGKIAVAHNGELTNAVRLRRKLMRHGVGLSTSSDSELITQLLAFTPPLENDDTADWVARIKNLMNETPTSYSLLIMHKDIIYAVRDPYGNRPLCIGRLVPVGDMNGKGKDNSETEGWVVSSESCSFLSIGAEYYREVLPGEIVKISRYDVQTLDIIPRPEGDPSAFCIFEYVYFARPDSIFEGQMVYSVRKRCGQQLAIEAPVEADLVSTVPESATPAALGYAQQCGLPYVEVLCKNRYVGRTFIQPNMRLRQLGVAKKFGVLSDNFKGKRVVIIDDSIVRGNTISPIIKLLRESGAREVHIRVASPPIRFPCYMGINIPTKEELIANRPEFHDLANYIGADSVVYLSVEGLVSSVQESIKARQENENKLKTQKSRAGKIGHCIACLTGEYPVELEW